The sequence AATCGGCGCGAATGGTGGCCATGAGAAGCGCCACCCAGAACGCCAACGAGCTTATCGGCGAACTGACACTGGAATATAACAAGGCCCGGCAAGAAGCTATCACCGCGGAGTTGCTCGACATCGTCGGCGGTGTGGCGGCGCTGGCTTAACTCAACAGGAGGAATTGATGGCCAAAGGCAAGGTAGTACAGATTATTGGTTCGGTGGTTGACGTCGCGTTTCCGCCGTCGGAACTGCCCGGGCTGTTCAACGCCCTGGAAATTGACAACAAGGGCGAACGTATCGTGCTGGAAGTGCAGGCGCACGTTGGCAACAACTGGGTACGTTGTCTTTCCTTCATGCCCACTGACGGCCTGGCACGCGGCGCCGAAGCCACCGACACCGGCGCGCCCATCAGCGTGCCGGTCGGCCAGGCCTCTCTCGGACGCATCTTCAACGTCTTGGGCGAGCCGCTGGACCTTGAAGGCGAGGTCAAAGCTGAAGAGCGCTGGCCGATCCATCGCAACGCCCCAGCCTTCGAAGAACAGGAAACCACCCCACAGATGCTGGAGACCGGCATCAAGGTAATCGATCTGATCACCCCGTTCGCCAGGGGTGGTAAAGCCGGCCTTCTGGGCGGCGCCGGCGTAGGTAAAACGGTTATCATCCAGGAACTCATCCGCAACATCGCCACCGAGCACGGCGGCTTCTCCGTCTTCGCCGGCGTCGGCGAGCGTTCCCGGGAAGGTAACGACCTGTGGCATGAAATGAAAGAATCCGGCGTTATCGAGAAGACGGCGCTGGTGTTCGGTCAGATGAACGAACTGCCTGCGGTGCGTCTCAGGATCGCCCTTACCGGTTTGACCATGGCCGAGTACTTCCGCGATGTGGAACATCGCGACGTGCTCTTGTTCATCGATAACATCTACCGCTACACCCTGGCCGGCGTGGAAGTCTCCGCTCTTTTGGGCCGCATGCCCTCGGCAGTGGGCTACCAGCCGACCCTAGCCACTGAGATGGGCGCTTTGCAGGAGCGCATTACCACCACCAAGAATGGCTCCATCACATCCTTCCAGGCCGTTTATGTACCGGCCGATGACTATACCGATCCCGGCGTGGTAGCTACCTTCGGCCATCTTGACGCCATTATCACCCTGGAGCGCTCGTTGGCTGCCCAGGCGCTATTCCCGGCGGTGGATCCGCTGGCCTCCAATTCCCGGATCCTGGACCCCGCAGTTGTAGGCGACGAGCATTACAAAGTAGCCCGTGATGTTCAGCGGGTGCTGCAACGGTACAAGGACCTGCAGGACGTTATCGCCATCCTGGGTATGGAAGAGCTTTCCGAAGAGGATAAGGCCATAGTAGCCCGCGCCCGTAAGATTCAGCGCTTCCTGACCCAGCCGTTCTTTGTCGGCGAGATCTTCACCGGGCGTGCGGGTAAGTACGTGAGCGTGGCCGATACGGTGCGCGGCTTCAAGGAAATCCTGGACGGCAAGCATGACGCTCTGCCGGAGCAGGCTTTCTATATGGTAGGCACTATCGAAGAAGCGGTCGAGGCCGCAGCCAAGATGGCGGCTTAACCTGGACCGGAATGCCGGAATAATGGTCGAGTAACAACGGAGTGCACTTGTGGCAACGATAAAACTTGAAATAGTGACGCCGGAACGGCAGGTGTTTTCCGACGATGTGGACATCGTGGTGGCGCCGGGCATCGAGGGCGAACTGGGCATACTGCCGCACCACACACCGCTGATGACGGCACTCAAAACCGGTGAACTACGCGCCCGCAAGGGCTCGGAGGAGTTCCTGCTATGTGTCGCCGGAGGCTTCATGGAAGTTCGGCCGGACCGGGTGATCGTGCTGGCCGATACCTGTGAACGGGCAGAGGAGATCGATCTAGCCCGGGCCGAGGAAGCTCGCAAGAAAGCCGAACAGAGGATGGCGGAAAAATACCAGCCCGGTGTCGACGCGGCGGAAACCGAAGCGGCACTGCATCGGGCAATGGCCCGGCTGGCTATCGCCGAGAAAATGAAACACCGCCGAAAATCATCCCGCCCGCCTCAGGTGGGATAAAGCGAAAAGCTAAAAGCTGCCAAGTGAAAACTTGGCAGCTTTTTTGTTTAGCTGAAATATCGAAAACACGCAGGTTACCATAGATGGAGACCATCCAATTCTACCGATCAAGATCCAAGTCCTGGGATTCCGGACGTAAAAAAACAGGGTGTAGCAGATACACCCTGTTTGATTATTAAGTTAGAACCGGTTGGTAAACTAGAGGATTTCCAGTCTGGCCTTGGTGCCGGCTTTAGCGGCTTTCACCCGGATGAGGGTGCGCATAGCCTGGGCGATGCGGCCCTGTTTGCCGATGATGCGGCCTTTGTCCACGTCATCAACTTTCAGGGTTACTTTCAACCCTTCTTCTTCCTGTTCTTCTTCCACCACTACCGCTTCGGGCTTGTCTGCCAGTGATTTGGCGATGTACTCAACTAGCTCTTTCATGGTGGCTCCTTTTTACCCTTGGGCTATTAAAGGGCTCCGGCTTTTTTCAGGATCCTGGCCGCGGTGTCGGTGGGTTGAGCACCTTTGACCATCCATTCTTTGGCTTTCTCAACTTCCACTTTGACGGTTTCAGGATCGGTCATGGGATCGTAGTGTCCGATGATCTCTATGAAAGCGCCGTTGCGGGAGGTATGGGAATCGGCAACGACAATTCTGTAACTCGGTTTTTTAGGAGCGCCCATTCTTCGCAGTTTGATTTTCAGCATCTTGGTTTCGGATTACTCGCTTATCTTTTTAGGCTATTATCCAATATGCCAGCTATAGTGTCAACTATATGTAGTCCGAATGTAGTCCATTTAAGATGGCTCCGCTGGTATACGGTTTGGCAAGGCATCCCTTCGGCCGGTATAATGACATAAAGAAGAAAATAAACCGGCTGCATGATTTTGGATTAGAACCGGGAGCAGCGATTTAATTACAGACCGAACTGGCTTCGAAAGTATCTGCAACAGATACTCCGGTGAAGGAAAACTGATTGCCGGGGTCGATGTCTCGGCAGGGAGGCAGGGGAATACGGGGCGGGCGGCGATAGTAGTGATGCGATATCCTTCGATGGAAATTGTGGAGGAAACCGTTCACGAAGACGATGTGACGATGCCTTATATCCCGGGGCTGCTGTCGTTTCGTGAATTGCCCCTGATCCTCCCAGCCCTGGAGAAACTGAAAACGATACCGGATCTTTTCTTCGTCGATGGGCAGGGGATTGCACACCGCGACGCCTGGGTATCGCATCTCACCTGGGGCTTGTTACAGGGGTCCTATCGATCGGCTGCGCCAAGTCCCGGCTATGCGGAGAGCATACGGAGGTTCCCGAAGCCAGGGGCAGCTTTGTGGAACTAATCGATAAGAACGAAGTGATCGGCCGGGTAGTAAGGACTAAAGAAGGCTGCAAACCGGTGTACGTTTCGGTGGGGCACAGGATCGATCTTGAATCCGCGACGGCGTGGGTGCTTAAATTATGTAGCCGTTACCGACTACCGGAACCGGTGCGCTTGGCGCACCTGGCAACCGGGAAACATAACCGGGGGAGCTAACCCAGATGGAATTAGAACGTTATATTAACTGGAGCGTGGTTGATGGCATTATCGAACAAAATTAAAAACCTCTCCGAGCGTATCGAACATGACATGGTGCGTCTTTGACGTTCCAGATAAGGAAAAAGAAATAATCGAGACGGAACACCTGGCGGCCGGACCGGAATTCTGGAACGACAGCCAGCGGGCGCAAATGGTAATGCGCCGC comes from Dehalogenimonas sp. THU2 and encodes:
- the atpD gene encoding F0F1 ATP synthase subunit beta, whose product is MAKGKVVQIIGSVVDVAFPPSELPGLFNALEIDNKGERIVLEVQAHVGNNWVRCLSFMPTDGLARGAEATDTGAPISVPVGQASLGRIFNVLGEPLDLEGEVKAEERWPIHRNAPAFEEQETTPQMLETGIKVIDLITPFARGGKAGLLGGAGVGKTVIIQELIRNIATEHGGFSVFAGVGERSREGNDLWHEMKESGVIEKTALVFGQMNELPAVRLRIALTGLTMAEYFRDVEHRDVLLFIDNIYRYTLAGVEVSALLGRMPSAVGYQPTLATEMGALQERITTTKNGSITSFQAVYVPADDYTDPGVVATFGHLDAIITLERSLAAQALFPAVDPLASNSRILDPAVVGDEHYKVARDVQRVLQRYKDLQDVIAILGMEELSEEDKAIVARARKIQRFLTQPFFVGEIFTGRAGKYVSVADTVRGFKEILDGKHDALPEQAFYMVGTIEEAVEAAAKMAA
- a CDS encoding F0F1 ATP synthase subunit epsilon; its protein translation is MATIKLEIVTPERQVFSDDVDIVVAPGIEGELGILPHHTPLMTALKTGELRARKGSEEFLLCVAGGFMEVRPDRVIVLADTCERAEEIDLARAEEARKKAEQRMAEKYQPGVDAAETEAALHRAMARLAIAEKMKHRRKSSRPPQVG
- a CDS encoding KH domain-containing protein, with protein sequence MKELVEYIAKSLADKPEAVVVEEEQEEEGLKVTLKVDDVDKGRIIGKQGRIAQAMRTLIRVKAAKAGTKARLEIL
- the rpsP gene encoding 30S ribosomal protein S16 produces the protein MLKIKLRRMGAPKKPSYRIVVADSHTSRNGAFIEIIGHYDPMTDPETVKVEVEKAKEWMVKGAQPTDTAARILKKAGAL